CATAATAAAACTTGTAAGAGTTTGTTCAAGCTCTATTCCTGCGTCGACTACAAGATAGTTACAAGAATCGTAAACCTTACCGCCTCTAACTAAAAGACGGTTGCAAGCCGTATTCTGTCCGTTTGTAGTAATCGAAAAAATATCGTAATCGACAAGTTTATTTTGAACAACAACGCTACCCCCTCTAAAACAATGTAACAGCGACAAATATTGTTTGTAGATTTGCGCTTGTTCGTATTGCATTAAATTAGAAGCGTTGTTCATCTTGCAAGTTAAAATTTGACTTGCAAGTTCGGTCTTACCGCCGAGTAGGTCTTGTATTTGTTTAATTGTCTTAGAATATTCTTCTCTTGTAATGTTGTTTACGCAGGGCGCAGGGCAAGTTGCGATATGATAATTTAAGCAAGGACGGAAATTTTTACTTAGTTTATCAAAATTAAATTTGCAAGTAGCTAGGGGAAAAGCTGTAATAATACAATCAACCAACATTCTTCCGCCCGAAGTAAACGGCCCGTAATAGGTAAAATTATCTTTTATAATTTTTCTTGTAAAAATAAGTCGTGGAAAATCTTGCTTTACGTTAATTTTAATGTAACAATATTGTTTGTCGTCTTTAAGCAATATATTATAAGGCGGTTTATATTTTTTTATCAATGTGTTTTCAAGAGAAAGGGCGTCGCTTTCGCTAGGGGTAACTATAAACTCTAATTTTGCTATGCGTTCGACAAGGGCAAGCACCTTAGAATTAGTAACACCGCTCATAAAATATTGTTTTATGCGATTTTTTAGACACTTTGCCTTGCCAACATAAAGAATATTGTCAAAACTATCTCTATAAATATATATTCCGCTACTTTCGGGAAGATTGTTTAGTTGCTCTTTAATCATATTAATAGTATACCATAAACAAATAAAAAATAAAAACACTTTTTATACACAGGATATTAAGATATTATCCCCAAAAGAATATAATCAAAAAAAATAAACTTGCCTTACTACTTGATTTTTTAGTCAATGTAACTTATAATAAATAGGACAAATAAGGTTTTTGTAAGTTGTTATCCACAAACTAACACACTCTACTACGGCTACTACTAATAGAATGTTAATTAATAACTTGCAAACAAAAAAGGGGAAGAATATGAGAATAATTTGTGACGGACTAACTCTTGCCGATGCGGTATTAAAGGTAAGTAAGGCTCTACCGCAAAAAACAAGTAATCCCGTACTTGACGGACTAAAACTTGTAGCCAAAGACGAAACTTTAACGCTATTTGCAACCGACCTAAATTTTTCTATCGAAAAGACAATTCCCGCTACGGTAATTACGCCCGGCGAATTAATAATTCCCGGTAGATTGTTTACCGAATTTACACGCAAGCTTGCAAGCGAACAACAAATTGAAATTCTTGTAAATGAAGAAAAGCAAATTATTCTTAAATATACCGATAGCCAAAGCGTATTTCAATGTCTAGATAACGCCGAATATCCCAACTTTAACAAACCAAATAAAGAAAAAGGCTTTTTAGTTGGCGAAGAAGAACTTAAAGATATAATCAACAAAGTTATTTTTTCTGCGGCTACGGAAGATTCTAGACCAATACTTAAAGGCGTGCTATTCGAAGTAGACGATTATACCCTAACGGCGGTTTGCTTAGACGGTTATAGACTTGCTCAATGTAAAAAACCCTTAATAAAGCAAAGCGAAAAGATGTCGGCTGTTGTGCCTGCAAGAATTCTTGCCGAAATTGCAAAATTACTAGAAGACGGCGACAATATAGCCACGATTTACCTTGACAAAAATATGATGTATGTTGACTTATCGCATACAAAAATATCTACAAGTTTGTTAAGCGGAGAATATATCAATTATAAGCAAATATTACCACAACAATTTGTAACTTCGATTACTGCAAATAGGGAGCAATTTATCAACGCATTAGACCGTGCAAGTATTATTTCCAGAAATGAAAAAAGGAACTTTGTCACACTAGAAATTAAAGAAAATTTACTTGTGCTTACGGCAAATAGCGAGGTAGGCAACATTAAAGAGTCGATTACAATTAGTCTATGGGGCAAAGACATAATAATATCTTTAACCACACACTATCTAAGCGATTGTTTGAAAGTTATTCCCAACGAATTTATTAAAATTCAATTTAATACTTCGGTTACGCCCTGCATAGTTACGCCCTGCGAAACCGACGAATATTTATATCTAATATTACCTATTAGAATGAACTAATAAATATTAATAATATGTATTTTAATAGATATTAAAATACAAAAAGTAATAATTAACGGTAATAAAAAATGGAAAAGACATAACCGATTGCCAAAAAATATTTATAAATAAATATTTTTCAAAAACCAAAACGATATTTAATAAATAATAGCCAACTTAAAAATATAATAAATAAAAATAATAGGCGTAGAAAACTACGCCTATTTATATTTCCAATTTTTTTTAAAAATTATTTATTTAGCAAGTCAATCGAAAATTTAATTCTTGCAATAGAGGAAGTCTTACCAAGTAATTCGGCAAGTTCGGTAGCGCCTCCGGGCGTAGACTCACGACCAGTTAAAGCAACCCTAGTTACCCAAAAAAGTTGTCCTTTCTTAATTCCAACTTGTTCGGCAAGCGCACTCAAAGAAGAATATAAAGCGTCGTTTACAAATTCGGTTTCTTCTAAATTTATAATAACTTCTAATACTTGGGGTAGAATTTGTCTAGCAAGTTCGATTGAAGTCTTTTGCTTAATATTTGTAAAAAGAGCTAAATCGTATTCGGTAAATTCGTCTAAAAAAGCGACTTTTTCTATAATATCCTCATAAGTTTCTATTCTACCTTGTATTAATTTTGCAAGCAAAGCGTAATTATACTTGTTGTAAGCGCAAGATTTATCTAGCCAAGTTGTTGCCGAACGCAAAAATTCGTCAAAAGGAAGTTCCTTAATATACAAGCTATTTAACCAACGCATTTTATCAAGGTCAAATATTGCGTTAGAACGACTTATGCCTTCAACTGAAAATAGTTCGACCATTTCTTCTAAGCTCATTTTTTCTTGATTATTTTTTGGCGACCAACCAAGTAATGCGACATAATTAAGTATAGCCTTGTTGATAAACCCTTGATTGATAAAGTCGGCGTAGCTAACCGAGCCAAAACGCTTAGAAAGTTTGTGTTGAGCGTCCTTCATTATTTGCGGTAAATGGATATATATAGGTCTTTCCCAACCAAAAGCGTCATAAAGTAAGTTATACTTAGGAGTAGAAGAAAGATATTCGTTACCACGCATAACGCAAGTGATGTTCATTAAATGGTCGTCAACTACGTTTGCAAAGTTGTAAGTAGGTAGACCGTCTGCTTTAATTAAAATATTATCTTCAAGCTCGTCGTTATCTATGGTAATTTCGCCAAACACTAAGTCGGTATAAGTAGACACGCCTTTTTTAATATTTTGTCTAATTACGTATGGAACGCCACTTGCAAGCTTTTGCTCGACCTCAACAGCGCTTAAAGAAAGGCAATGTTTGTCGTACTTAGTAGCGCCTTGTTCTTTAAGTTCTTCAAGACGCTCTTTACTACAAAAACAATAATAGGCGTCGCCTTGCTCTACTAATATCTTAGCGTATTTAAGATAGTCAAGCTTGCGAAGACTTTGTATATAAGGACCATATTGTCCGCCGATGTCCGGACCTTCGCTATAAATTAACCCTGCGTCACGCAAAGTAGAATAAATTAGTTCAACTGCGCCCTCAACATAGCGAGCTTGGTCGGTATCTTCAATTCGTAAAATAAAGTCGCCGTTATTTTTCTTAGCGTATAAATAAGCGTAAAGCGCCGTTCTAAGACCGCCTACGTGTAAAAAACCCGTTGGGCTAGGAGCAAATCTTGTTCTTATCTTCATGGTTACACCTCTAATATATTTCAAATAGTATAACATAAATAATAATTACTAGCAATATTTTATCAAATAGTGTATAATGTATTTGCTAAATAAAATTAATTAGGAGATGTAGTTATGAGAGAAATTGAAATACTCGAAGCAAAAAGAGAAGAAATTGTCAAGGTTGCGCAACAACTTTTACGCTATAACACCGTAAAACAACCTAAAACGCTAACTGCTCCTTTTGGACAAAACCTCGCCGATTGCCTAGACTTTATGCTTAAACTTTGCGCCGAAAAAGGCGGAAGAACACAAAACTTCGACAACTATTGCGGTCACGCAGACTTTGGTTGTGGCGAAGAAATATTTGGTATGTTAGGTCACCTTGACGTAGTGCCTGCCGATGAAGATAATTGGATAAGTTCGCCATTTTCGGCGAATATAATTAATGGTAAAATTTACGCAAGAGGCGCTCTTGACGACAAAACGCCCATACTTTCTTGCCTTTACGCTATACTTTGTCTACAAGAAGCCGGCTACAACTTTAACAAGAGAGCAAGGCTGATATTTGGTTGCGACGAAGAAAGCGGTATGGAATGTATGAAGTACTATTTAACCAAAGTTGCTCCGCCTACGCTTGCTATCTCGCCAGACGGCGACTTCCCGGTTATTAATCGAGAAAAAGGAATAATGACCTTTGAAGTAAATTGCGGAAAATTAAACGACGATATAATTAGTATTGTTGGTGGCGCAAGAAGCAACGTTGTAATGGATAAATGCGTGGCAAAAATTAAAAAAATAGATATATCCAAGATGCCTATGACCTTACAATTCCCCCCGGTAGTAGAAATTGAAGAAAAGAACGATTGTTACATACTAACTACAAAAGGCGTGTCGGCTCACGGCGCAAGCCCGCAAGAGGGCGAGAATGCGTCCTGGAAAATGTTCGCTACGCTTGCTAATTGGTTTAACGAACCTAAACTAAGCATTGTTAGTCAACACCTATGCGACTACACCGGCAAGAAGTGGGGCGTAGACCTAAGCGACGAGCTAAGCGGAGCGCTAACGGCAAATATCGGCATAGTTAGATACGACGGCGAACTGAAAATAACCGTCAACGTTCGTCACCCCATAACCTATACAAATAAGCAAGTGACCGAATTATTTATGAAGAACGACTTAGGCTTCAAAATTACTTTGTTAGGCGCAAGCGAACCGCTCTACGTTGACGAAAAATCTTATCTTGTTCAAAAACTACTAAGTTCTTACAAAAAAGCTACGGGAAAAGAAGGCTATACAATAGCAATCGGCGGTGGAACGTATTCTCGTCACTTCCCAAATTGCGTAGCCTTTGGACCAGAATTTCCGGGAGAAACCGCAGTAATCCACCAACCTAACGAGTGCATAAGTATTGATAGAATTATGGAAATGACAAGAATTTATATGGAAGCTATCAAAGAAATTTGTTGCGAACCGTAAAAGGGTAACAAATCTAGGTTACTTAGAAAAACTCAATCTAATATAGATTAAAAATTAAAGTAAGCATAAACATAAAATTTAACAATGCTTATTAGCAACAAGGAACTTAATAAAATTATCAATATAATAAAAACCGCTAGAAAAATTTTTCTAGCGGTTTTTAAAATACTGTTTTGTAATAAATTTAAAAATAAACAATCATATATGATATATAGATTATAATTTATTAAAATTAAGAGTAAAACACAATAAATTTAATTATTCGGCAAGCTCTAAGGCAAGCTCCATCATCTGTAAGAAAGTATTCTGTCTATCTGCCGAGCTAAGCGCTTCGCCCGTTACTAAATTGTCCGAAATTGTGCAAATTGCAAGAGCGTGTTTGTTGCAGTAAGCGGCGGTTGCGTAAAGTCCGGCTGCTTCCATCTCAACGGCAAGAGCGCCCATCTTAGCCCAAGCAAGCGTGCTAGCGCTAGCGTCGTAAAAAGTGTCCGAAGAATAAAGGTTGCCGACCTTGTAAGGCAAAGACTTCTCTTTGGCAATTTGTACTGCCTTTTCAAGCAATTTATAGGAACTAATAGGGGCAAACGTCCCGCAAAGACCGTATTGCGAAAGGAAGTTGCTGTTTGTACAAGCGCCTTGACCTATTACAATATCTCTAACTTTAATATCTTCACGCATAGCGCCGGCGCTACCAATTCTAATAATATTTGTAACGTCATAGAAATTGTATAATTCGTAACTATATATGCCTATGCTAGGTATGCCCATACCGCTTGCCATAACCGAAACACGCTTGCCCTTATATGTGCCGGTATAGCCTTGTACGCCTCTAACATTGTTGACAAGAACGGGGTTGGTAAGCAAATTGTCGGCTATAAATTTAGCTCTAAGCGGGTCGCCGGGCATAAGTACGGTTTTTGCAAAATCGCCTAACTTTGCGTTGATATGCGGAGTTGGTGTATTCATATTGAAATTCTCCTTAATAATTATTTTTCTTATCTAAATAGTAACAAATAATTGTTATTAAGTCAATATTAATATCATTCTTGTCAAAAATTACTTAATTAGGCAATAATTTCACACTTGTCAAACAACCTATTGTCGTTGATTAGTTGACAAGTCAATAACAATTCCTTATAATTAAAAGGCTATATATATAAAAAGGAGGACATTGTTATGAAGAGGACGTACCAACCTAAGAAGAAACACAGAAGTAAAGTTCACGGTTTCCGTACAAGAATGAAGACACAAGGCGGAAGAAGAGTTCTTCAAAGCAGACGCAATAAGGGTAGAGCCAAGTTATCAGCATAATAACCAAAAAAGGGGTGCATTACAATTAAAGCTAAATATAGATTAAAAAAGAGGTCGGCATTTGCCAGCATTTACAAGAAAGGCAAATGGATAAACGGCAAATATTTAATTATTGTGTATTGCGCTTCAAATAGTTGCCACTTCGGCTTTTCTATCAGTAAGAAATTTGGAAACGCCGTAAAGCGTAACCACGCAAAAAGGCAACTTAAAGAATGTGTGAGCAAGCTGTTGCCACGCATTAAACAACAATATAACTACATCTTTGTAGCTCGATATGGTCTAACTACCGACTATGCCGAGTTGTGTATTGCTGTTGAAAAACAATTAGCAAGCGTTGGCTTGCTTGGCGAACAACTATGAAATGGATTTGCATAGGCTTATTAATGTTCTATAAAGCGACTTTATCTAAAATTTTTGGTAAAAGTTGTATTTATACGCCGACTTGTTCGGTGTATGGTATGGAAGCGTATAAGCAACACGGCTTTTTTGTCGGTACTTACCTTACGGCAAAAAGAGTGTTTAGTTGCGCGCCGTGGTCAAAAAGGCGGGGTATAGATTTAGTGCCTCTTAACCTTAAAGGAGAAATTAAATGGAGTTTATAAGCTCAATTTTTAGCGGAGTATGGTCGGTAATACAAACTCTGCCACAAAATGACTGGACAAAGTTTATTCCCGAGCCAAACGCCGTTGCGAGATTAATGCAATGGTTTCACGGGCTTATCGGCAATTATGGCGTAGCTATAATTATACTTACGGTCATACTTAAAATTATCACAATGCCACTAGACATTTGGCAAAAGTATTCGATGAAAAAAAGTAGCGTTAAAATGAAATCGCTTGAAAAAACAATCGAAAAAATTGACAAACAATTTGCTAACGACAAAAAAAGACAAAACGAAGAAAAACAAAAATTATACAAAAAGAACGGTTACAACGCTCTAAGCTCCTGCCTACCAATGCTAGCCACAATGGCGATATTTATTATTGTCTTTTCAGGATTAAACAGCTATTCGGCATTTATCAACGTAAACAGCTATGTAATACTTGAAAAAGCCTATATT
The sequence above is a segment of the Clostridia bacterium genome. Coding sequences within it:
- the dnaN gene encoding DNA polymerase III subunit beta encodes the protein MRIICDGLTLADAVLKVSKALPQKTSNPVLDGLKLVAKDETLTLFATDLNFSIEKTIPATVITPGELIIPGRLFTEFTRKLASEQQIEILVNEEKQIILKYTDSQSVFQCLDNAEYPNFNKPNKEKGFLVGEEELKDIINKVIFSAATEDSRPILKGVLFEVDDYTLTAVCLDGYRLAQCKKPLIKQSEKMSAVVPARILAEIAKLLEDGDNIATIYLDKNMMYVDLSHTKISTSLLSGEYINYKQILPQQFVTSITANREQFINALDRASIISRNEKRNFVTLEIKENLLVLTANSEVGNIKESITISLWGKDIIISLTTHYLSDCLKVIPNEFIKIQFNTSVTPCIVTPCETDEYLYLILPIRMN
- the gltX gene encoding glutamate--tRNA ligase, with amino-acid sequence MKIRTRFAPSPTGFLHVGGLRTALYAYLYAKKNNGDFILRIEDTDQARYVEGAVELIYSTLRDAGLIYSEGPDIGGQYGPYIQSLRKLDYLKYAKILVEQGDAYYCFCSKERLEELKEQGATKYDKHCLSLSAVEVEQKLASGVPYVIRQNIKKGVSTYTDLVFGEITIDNDELEDNILIKADGLPTYNFANVVDDHLMNITCVMRGNEYLSSTPKYNLLYDAFGWERPIYIHLPQIMKDAQHKLSKRFGSVSYADFINQGFINKAILNYVALLGWSPKNNQEKMSLEEMVELFSVEGISRSNAIFDLDKMRWLNSLYIKELPFDEFLRSATTWLDKSCAYNKYNYALLAKLIQGRIETYEDIIEKVAFLDEFTEYDLALFTNIKQKTSIELARQILPQVLEVIINLEETEFVNDALYSSLSALAEQVGIKKGQLFWVTRVALTGRESTPGGATELAELLGKTSSIARIKFSIDLLNK
- a CDS encoding Sapep family Mn(2+)-dependent dipeptidase, with translation MREIEILEAKREEIVKVAQQLLRYNTVKQPKTLTAPFGQNLADCLDFMLKLCAEKGGRTQNFDNYCGHADFGCGEEIFGMLGHLDVVPADEDNWISSPFSANIINGKIYARGALDDKTPILSCLYAILCLQEAGYNFNKRARLIFGCDEESGMECMKYYLTKVAPPTLAISPDGDFPVINREKGIMTFEVNCGKLNDDIISIVGGARSNVVMDKCVAKIKKIDISKMPMTLQFPPVVEIEEKNDCYILTTKGVSAHGASPQEGENASWKMFATLANWFNEPKLSIVSQHLCDYTGKKWGVDLSDELSGALTANIGIVRYDGELKITVNVRHPITYTNKQVTELFMKNDLGFKITLLGASEPLYVDEKSYLVQKLLSSYKKATGKEGYTIAIGGGTYSRHFPNCVAFGPEFPGETAVIHQPNECISIDRIMEMTRIYMEAIKEICCEP
- the deoD gene encoding purine-nucleoside phosphorylase, which produces MNTPTPHINAKLGDFAKTVLMPGDPLRAKFIADNLLTNPVLVNNVRGVQGYTGTYKGKRVSVMASGMGIPSIGIYSYELYNFYDVTNIIRIGSAGAMREDIKVRDIVIGQGACTNSNFLSQYGLCGTFAPISSYKLLEKAVQIAKEKSLPYKVGNLYSSDTFYDASASTLAWAKMGALAVEMEAAGLYATAAYCNKHALAICTISDNLVTGEALSSADRQNTFLQMMELALELAE
- the rpmH gene encoding 50S ribosomal protein L34: MKRTYQPKKKHRSKVHGFRTRMKTQGGRRVLQSRRNKGRAKLSA
- the rnpA gene encoding ribonuclease P protein component; the encoded protein is MKAKYRLKKRSAFASIYKKGKWINGKYLIIVYCASNSCHFGFSISKKFGNAVKRNHAKRQLKECVSKLLPRIKQQYNYIFVARYGLTTDYAELCIAVEKQLASVGLLGEQL
- the yidD gene encoding membrane protein insertion efficiency factor YidD, which gives rise to MKWICIGLLMFYKATLSKIFGKSCIYTPTCSVYGMEAYKQHGFFVGTYLTAKRVFSCAPWSKRRGIDLVPLNLKGEIKWSL